A region of the Propionispora hippei DSM 15287 genome:
CAGCCGCAAAATTAACCTGACCGGATGGCAGTACAAAACGGCCGGTTTCAAACTTGTCGAACAGATTCATCATAACCACTCCTTTTAGCATTTGTTTTTAGTGTACGGGATGGGGTGGCCGATTGATAGGAAAAAATTGCGCAGTTATTTAAGCGCGCGGGTTTATTTATTCAAGATAAAAAGCGGTGGCAGGCGGCAGGGGGCCTTATATTGATGTGGATAAATATGATACGCCAGGCAAAGAAGTTTAAAAGGCGGCGATTGTGATATAATAGAAGGCAAGAAAGGGGTTGTGTGTATGTTTATATATGATGTTGAGTCTGTATGGTGCCGGGAGGTGCTAGTACAGTAAACGTATAGCCCTCCCGGTATTTCAGACATGAAATTTGGGGAGGCAATCGGAAATGGAAAAGTCAAACCTTTATAGTCTGGGACTTAATAGCGGTGTTGCACAGGAGGCTGCTCTATATAAAGAGCTGCACCTGGCCCGCATATCGGTACAGCATAAAGAGTTATATATGGTTATTACGGAACAGGGCGAGCTGCGGGCCGGACTTGCCGGCAAGCTGCAGTTTTTGGGCAGCGGAAATGGCGACTATCCTGCCGTGGGGGACTGGGTGATGGTGGACCGCCTGGACAATCGCGGCGGTCACGCTATTATTCAGCAGCGCCTGCCGCGCAGCAGCGTCCTGGTGCGCCGGGCCGCCGGTACGGCCTATGACAGCCAGGTCATGGCAGCCAACATAGACGTGGTGTTTATTTGTATGGCGCTAAATCATGATTTTAATCTGCGACGGCTGGAACGGTATTTGTCCCTTGTCTGGGATAGTAGGGCGAAGCCGGTCGTCGTCTTGACGAAGGCTGACTTGTGTCCGGAACTGTCAGGCAAGTTGTCGGAGGTATATACTGTGGCCCTTGGCGTCGACGTACTTGTGACCACGGCAATGGAGGAAGACGGCTATGGCGGAATCAGGCAATATATTGCGGAAGGCACTACTGTTGCGTTCATCGGCTCGTCCGGGGTCGGTAAGTCCACTCTGATCAACCGCCTGCTCGGCAGTGAGACTTTGGCGACAGGGCATATTCGGGCCGATGACCGGGGCCGGCATACAACAACTCATCGTCAACTGCTGTTGCTTCCCGGCGGCGGGATGGTGATTGATACGCCGGGCATGCGGGAACTGCAACTGGCAAATGCCGATCTAGGGGCATCCTTCGCCGATATCGAGCAATTGGCCGGTCGCTGCCGTTTTCGCGATTGCAGCCACGACAGCGAGCCGGGCTGTGCCGTGCAGGCCGCTGTCCGGGAAGGTACCCTCGCTGCCGGACGGCTCCAAAATTATGTGAAGCTGCAGCATGAATTATCTTATCAGGGACTGAATTCCCGTCAGCTTGAACAGGAAAAGACCAACCGAATGTTCAAGGAAGTGGGCGGTCGCAAACAGGCAAGAGATTTGGGCAAGCAGAAACAAAAGCGCAGATAATAAGAAAAAGATCAAGCCCCCGGAAGGGGACTTGATCTTTTCTATTGTGCCGCAGTGTTGTACGGCGCAATTGTACATGGGCAAATTATCCTGATCTTCTTAGATGAGCTGGTAGAACAGACCATGCTGCGAGCAATGAAAATACAGCTTGCCGTGGCCGAATTTGTGGAAACGGAACTGGAAGTTCCATTCGGGATATTGTTTTACCAGAAAGACCTTATCGCCTGTCACATAGGCGGCAAAAGAAATATAATGCTCCTTGGTCATTTCGTGGGAAGCGGAAACATACCATTCATCCTCGACTGGCTCCAGCTGGAGCTGATGGTGTTCGTCCGCTTTGACCGCCACCAGCGGTTCCAGCTTTTTGCCGCAGCAGGAAATACCGGCATCAACTGTGGCAGTGATGAGATTTTTGCACTGTGGACAGCTATAAAATTGAGTTTTTTTCATATTTCCTCCGACTAAATCATTTTGTACGATATGCCCTAACAGGATTTCTTCAATATTGACTCCGAAGATCTGGGAAAGTTCGGGCAGCAGGGACACGTCAGGGCAGCCAAGCCCCCGCTCCCATTTGCTGATTGTTTTGTCACTGATATTCATAAGCTCGGCAACCTGCTTCTGGGTCATTTCTTTTTCTTTTCGCAAGCGGTAGAGCAATTGGCCTGTTTTTGCGCAATCCATTAGCAGCACCTCCATTTGTAGTTTAGACGATTAAGGGTATTTAGACAATAAACGAACCGTAGAGTAGTGTCTTCTTCGATTTTAGTATGTGCAAAATTACAGATGCCGACCAATAGCGGCTGACGGAGAGTTTACTATTTAAGAATAATTTTCAGTTTGGGAAGGAGAGTCCGGCAAAGCGGATAATTATATTAACAGTCCAATATGTGATGCTGCAATAACGAAGTAACAAGTACGGGAGGGGCCCCGGTCCTATGAACTGGAATTACGCCAAACAATTTTTTGACCATTTATCGCTAAAAAATCTAAAAAAAGTGATTATCCTTTTTGATGTGTTTCTTTTATGTTTTATCTGGGGCAGCCTTTTGCACAAAATAGAAAGTGAGCGGGAGCTTGAAATTAATAGCGCTGTCAGGGAAACGGCCAATTTGGCGCGCGCTTTTGAGGAACATACATTACGGACCATTAAAAATGCCGATCAGGCAGCCATGTTTTTAAAATATCAGTATGCAACAGAAGGCAGGAGCATTAATATTTCCAGGTATAAGCAGGAGGGGCGCTTTGCCCAGCAACCCTTTTTGCTGATGGGCATTATTGACGAAAATGGCGAACTTGCCGCCAGTGATCAGGTGCCGTTTGTTCCCTCCAATTTGAAGGATCGGGAACATTTTTATGTGCATAAAGCTTCACGGGAAGATCAATTGTTCATCAGCAAGCCTGTACTGGGCCGGTCTTCCGGCAAATGGGCGCTGCAGATGACCCGGCGAATTGATCGACCGGACGGCAGTTTTGGCGGCGTTGTAGTGATTTCAGTCGATCCTTTTTATTTTACCGATTTTTATAAACGGATGGATCTGGGCCGTAACTTTTCCATCACGCTGGTCGGTCTTGACGGTATTGTCCGTGCCAGGCAAGCCGGTCAGAACGCTGACGTAGGACAGGATATCAGTGACAGTGTGGTCATGAAGCACTTAACGACTAACACGTCGGGCTATTATATTGCTCACAGCAAGGTGGACGGTATAAAACGTATCTACAGTTACCGTGCGTTCAGCGAATATCCTCTGGCGGTCTTGGTCGGCATTGACGAGCAGGAAGCTCTGGCCGGCATGAGCCAACGGGCGGGGGTCTATTACTGGGGCTGTGGCGTTGCTACAGTAATCATTATTCTATTCGGCATTTTGCTGATTAAATACATCACGCAGCAGAGGCGTGACCGGGAGGCTTTGCGCCAGGCCTACGAGGACCTGGAAGCCAAGGTGCTGCTGCGGACCCAGGAACTTTTTGCAACGAACGGGGAACTGGCGGCGGCCAATGAAGGCCTCCAGAAGGCTAACCGGCAATTGGCGAAGAAGACGGAGGAAATACAGGAGATTGCCTATTCGGATGCTCTGACCGGTTTGCCGAACCGCCTGTATTTTAATGAGTGGATTGATCAGGAAATGCGAAAGGCCAGCCAGGGAGAAGCGGCAGGCTGCGTTTTATTCATCGATTTGGACGATTTTAAGACGGTGAATGATGTGCTGGGCCATTCCTATGGCGATGCTTCTATCGTGATAGCCGGACAGCGGATTGTTGCCACCGCCGGCCGTGATGCGCTGGTGGCGCGTATCGGCGGCGATGAATTTGTCGTCATTCTGCCCGGTTTGCGTGACCGGGCGGCTATTGCCGGCACTGCAGAGGCAATTGTCCGGGAGCTGGGAATTGACTATGATGTCGGTGGCGAGTGCTTTTCCATGTCGGCGAGTATTGGCATAGCCTGCTATCCACAAGATGGTTATACCGCCGAAGACATATTAAAAAATGCCGATAATGCCATGTATGCGGCAAAAAAGAACGACCGGAGCGGCTGGAGTTTCTACGAAACGTATATGCAAAAGGAAGCGCTGGCCAAGATGGTGCTGCGCAACAATCTGCGGTATGCGATTGAACGGGGCGAGCTTTCCTTGAAATATCAACCCCAGGTGGCTGCCGGGACTCGAGCTATTGTCGGTTTTGAAGCGTTGCTGCGCTGGGACAGCGCGGAGCACGGCCCGGTATCGCCGGCGGCGTTCATTCCCATTGCCGAACAAAGCGGACTTATCTATGATATCGGAGCCTGGGTGTTAAGGGAAGCCTGCAGCTTTGCCCGGCGTTTGGCTTTGAACGGTCATGAAGATATCATGATCGCCATCAATGTATCGGCCAAGCAGCTTGCCGCCGATGACTTCATTGACCTGGTGCGTAATACTCTGGCGGATACCGGCATAAAACCCAGTCAGGTTGAGCTGGAAATTACCGAAAGCCTGCTGATGAATTCCCTGGAGGATGCCAGAGGCAAGCTGAATGAGCTGCGGTCAATGGGAATTCGGCTTGCTTTGGACGATTTCGGAACCGGATTTTCCTCTCTGACCTATTTATGGAACTTACCGGTCAACACGTTAAAAATTGACAAATCCTTTATTGATCTTATCTTATATGATGCCGCTAAAGCAAA
Encoded here:
- a CDS encoding helix-turn-helix domain-containing protein — its product is MDCAKTGQLLYRLRKEKEMTQKQVAELMNISDKTISKWERGLGCPDVSLLPELSQIFGVNIEEILLGHIVQNDLVGGNMKKTQFYSCPQCKNLITATVDAGISCCGKKLEPLVAVKADEHHQLQLEPVEDEWYVSASHEMTKEHYISFAAYVTGDKVFLVKQYPEWNFQFRFHKFGHGKLYFHCSQHGLFYQLI
- a CDS encoding bifunctional diguanylate cyclase/phosphodiesterase, whose translation is MNWNYAKQFFDHLSLKNLKKVIILFDVFLLCFIWGSLLHKIESERELEINSAVRETANLARAFEEHTLRTIKNADQAAMFLKYQYATEGRSINISRYKQEGRFAQQPFLLMGIIDENGELAASDQVPFVPSNLKDREHFYVHKASREDQLFISKPVLGRSSGKWALQMTRRIDRPDGSFGGVVVISVDPFYFTDFYKRMDLGRNFSITLVGLDGIVRARQAGQNADVGQDISDSVVMKHLTTNTSGYYIAHSKVDGIKRIYSYRAFSEYPLAVLVGIDEQEALAGMSQRAGVYYWGCGVATVIIILFGILLIKYITQQRRDREALRQAYEDLEAKVLLRTQELFATNGELAAANEGLQKANRQLAKKTEEIQEIAYSDALTGLPNRLYFNEWIDQEMRKASQGEAAGCVLFIDLDDFKTVNDVLGHSYGDASIVIAGQRIVATAGRDALVARIGGDEFVVILPGLRDRAAIAGTAEAIVRELGIDYDVGGECFSMSASIGIACYPQDGYTAEDILKNADNAMYAAKKNDRSGWSFYETYMQKEALAKMVLRNNLRYAIERGELSLKYQPQVAAGTRAIVGFEALLRWDSAEHGPVSPAAFIPIAEQSGLIYDIGAWVLREACSFARRLALNGHEDIMIAINVSAKQLAADDFIDLVRNTLADTGIKPSQVELEITESLLMNSLEDARGKLNELRSMGIRLALDDFGTGFSSLTYLWNLPVNTLKIDKSFIDLILYDAAKAKIVSTIIHMAHDFDMLVVAEGVEQEQQLCYLNENCCDLIQGYYISKPVSETEAINMLGNH
- the rsgA gene encoding ribosome small subunit-dependent GTPase A, whose product is MEKSNLYSLGLNSGVAQEAALYKELHLARISVQHKELYMVITEQGELRAGLAGKLQFLGSGNGDYPAVGDWVMVDRLDNRGGHAIIQQRLPRSSVLVRRAAGTAYDSQVMAANIDVVFICMALNHDFNLRRLERYLSLVWDSRAKPVVVLTKADLCPELSGKLSEVYTVALGVDVLVTTAMEEDGYGGIRQYIAEGTTVAFIGSSGVGKSTLINRLLGSETLATGHIRADDRGRHTTTHRQLLLLPGGGMVIDTPGMRELQLANADLGASFADIEQLAGRCRFRDCSHDSEPGCAVQAAVREGTLAAGRLQNYVKLQHELSYQGLNSRQLEQEKTNRMFKEVGGRKQARDLGKQKQKRR